The following coding sequences lie in one Cloeon dipterum chromosome 1, ieCloDipt1.1, whole genome shotgun sequence genomic window:
- the na gene encoding sodium leak channel NALCN isoform X1 yields MSRGNIHYVGSGLLIVGGCVSATMMLGRKQSLRGDGGFADYGPDEAQGESTETEWVNKLWVRRLMRFCALVSLFSVAANTPKTFERHPSLQYVTFCCDALATALFTAEMVAKMQIRGILKVRARNRGRGVAPPTCTSLLAPRLLGNNPVVRPPLLAARGETPYLKDHWCQFDATMVLFHWVSVVLQTCEILGVVARYSYLSILRAPRPLIMIRFIRVFLKFSMPKSRINQIFKRSSQQIYNVTLFFLFFMSLYGLLGVQFFGELKNHCVLNDTDPDYITINSLAIPDTFCSKDPDSGYQCPPNMKCMKLGLSKYTMGFNGFDEFATSIFTVYQAASQEGWVFIMYRAIDSLPGWRAVFYFSTMIFFLAWLVKNVFIAVITETFNEIRVQFQQMWGARVQISSSEASHVLTGDDSGWRLVKVGESRQHGLAPDCCQAVLRSAWFRLLVMCVILANGVVTASMNFKHDGRPRHVFYERYYYIEVCFTVLLDLETLFKIWCLGWKGYWRHSYHKFELLLAIGTSLHIIPQLYLSVLTYFQVLRVVRLIKASPMLEDFVYKIFGPGKKLGSLMIFTMCLLIISSSISMQLFCFLCDFTKFETFPEAFMSMFQILTQEAWVEVMDETMLRTRETLAPLVAIYFILYHLFVTLIVLSLFVAVILDNLELDEDIKKLKQLKFREQSAEIKETLPFRLRIFEHFPDSPKMSTLHKLPSDYILPKVRDSFMRQFVIDSGLYGGEADEDEEVADVTGKKRFETFDSKIVYRKGRPVNTLCSTEKVRSISSDLRKAAIQYIINDSNNQRLMLGDSAVIPIPGKTTLKPQGTISSAKQLRIDQKKSLRRSVRSGSIKLKQTYEHLLENGDIGGMNRVSSSRRPQDLDIKLLQAKRQQAEMRRNQREEDLRENHPLFDTPLFIVPRESRFRRICQTIVHARYDARVKDPLTGKDRKMNYKRLHNFLGLVTYLDWAMIFVTTLSCVSMMFETPKFRVQETLALQIADYVFVVSMSLELALKVLADGLFFTPKAYVKDCATVLDIFIYVVSLVFLSWMPRNVPPHSTAQLLMILRCLRPLRIFTLVPHMRKVVYELCRGFKEILLVSILLIVLMFVFASYGVQLFGGRLARCNDPSIEHREDCVGVFLRRVFVTKMKLGPGENETYPSMLVPRVWANPRRFNFDQIGDAMLALFEVLSFKGWLDVRDVLIKALGPIHAIYIHIYIFLGCMIGLTLFVGVVIANYSENKGTALLTVDQRRWCDLKKRLKIAQPLHLPPRPDRKKFRAFIYDITQNLYFKRFIAGMVLLNSSLLCVSWKQEERHTGPLAMVSTVLTLIFVVEVLMKIIAFTPHGYWQSRRNRYDLFVTVMGVLWIVLNSWLRNDVSYSFGFMVVILRFFTITGKHATLKMLMLTVGVSVYKSFFIIFGMFLLVFFYALAGTILFGTVKYGEAIGRRANFESPVTGVAMLFRIVTGEDWNKIMHDCMVQPPYCTLAENYWQTDCGNFTASLIYFCSFYVIITYIMLNLLVAIIMENFSLFYSNEEDALLSYADIRNFQNTWNIVDIHQRGLIPVKRVKFILRLLKGRLEVDPQKDRLLFKHMCYELDRLHNGEDVTFHDVLNMLSYRSVDIRKALQLEELLAREEFEYIVEEEVAKQTIRTWLEGCLKKMRSVNKNQPNLLSGLRATNRPTEAESQEEKSTDNTTDADAEPPTRQEGHERHRKKGTVIPRSDSVGSASGRKYLAPTLSDPASRAEKIEARNTASLKKKSIRSTANTSKAASMETSSSGGHAPSSTSSSNKADAAAFNKASMPRISNAVQEVRDWWTEQVAYDSGDEDAQ; encoded by the exons ATGTCTCGAGGAAACATTCATTATGTTGGGTCGGGCCTATTGATAGTAG GCGGGTGCGTTTCAGCCACCATGATGCTCGGCCGGAAGCAGAGTCTCCGCGGAGACGGCGGCTTTGCTGACTACGGCCCAGATGAGGCGCAGGGCGAGAGCACCGAAACCGAGTGGGTCAACAAG CTATGGGTGCGTCGGCTGATGCGTTTCTGCGCGCTGGTCTCGCTCTTCTCGGTGGCGGCGAACACGCCGAAGACGTTCGAGCGGCACCCGAGTCTGCAGTACGTGACGTTCTGCTGCGACGCGCTGGCCACGGCCCTCTTCACCGCCGAGATGGTGGCCAAGATGCAAATCCGCGGCATTCTAAAGGTCCGCGCACGTAACCGGGGTCGCGGGGTTGCCCCACCCACTTGTACCTCTCTATTAGCGCCGAGGCTGCTTGGAAACAACCCCGTTGTGCGACCACCTTTACTCGCAGCAAGG GGCGAGACCCCGTACCTGAAAGACCACTGGTGCCAGTTCGACGCCACCATGGTCCTCTTCCACTGGGTCTCCGTCGTGCTGCAGACCTGCGAGATCTTGGGTGTCGTCGCCAGGTACAGCTACCTGAGCATCCTCAGGGCCCCGAGGCCACTCATCATGATCAGGTTCATCAGGGTCTTCCTGAAGTTCTCCATGCCCAAATCCAGGATCAACCAGATTTTCAA GCGATCGAGCCAACAGATCTACAATGTGACCCTGTTCTTCCTTTTCTTCATGTCCTTGTACGGACTTCTAGGCGTCCAGTTTTTCGGTGAACTCAAGAACCATTGCGTTCTCAACGACACTGACCCAGA TTACATCACGATCAATTCCCTGGCAATCCCTGACACGTTCTGCTCAAAGGACCCTGACTCAGGATACCAGTGCCCTCCCAACATGAAGTGCATGAAGCTGGGCCTCTCCAAATACACGATGGGTTTCAACGGTTTCGACGAATTTG CCACCTCGATTTTCACGGTGTACCAAGCCGCGTCACAGGAAGGATGGGTATTCATCATGTACCGCGCGATCGATTCGCTGCCCGGCTGGCGCGCCGTCTTCTACTTCAGCACCATGATCTTCTTCCTCGCGTGGCTGGTCAAGAACGTTTTCATAGCTGTCATCACTGAGACCTTCAACGAAATCAGGGTGCAGTTCCAGCAAATGTGGGGCGCCCGGGTGCAGATCAGCAGCAGCGAGGCGTCACAT GTGCTGACTGGAGACGATAGTGGTTGGCGGCTGGTGAAGGTGGGCGAGAGTCGGCAGCACGGCTTGGCGCCGGACTGCTGCCAGGCAGTGCTCAGGTCGGCGTGGTTCCGACTGCTGGTCATGTGCGTGATCCTTGCCAACGGCGTTGTCACCGCCAGCATGAACTTCAAGCACGACGGCCGGCCCAGGCATGTGTTCTACGAGCGCTACTACTACATCGAGGTGTGTTTCACGGTGTTGCTCGACCTGGAAACGCTTTTCAAAATCTGGTGCCTCGGCTGGAAGGGCTACTGGCGCCACTCGTACCACAAGTTCGAGCTTCTCCTCGCAATCGGCACCTCCCTCCACATCATTCCGCAGCTCTACCTGTCCGTCCTCACCTACTTTCAG GTTTTGCGAGTGGTCAGACTGATTAAGGCCTCTCCGATGCTGGAGGACTTTGTCTACAAAATTTTCGGTCCAGGCAAAAAATTGGGCAGTCTGATGATTTTCACAATGTGCCTGCTTATCATTTCCTCCTCCATCTCCATGCAGTTGTTTTGCTTCCTGTGTGATTTCACCAAATTCGAGACTTTCCCTGAG GCCTTTATGTCCATGTTTCAAATCCTGACGCAAGAGGCGTGGGTCGAGGTGATGGACGAGACGATGCTGCGAACAAGAGAGACGCTGGCTCCCCTCGTAGCGATTTACTTTATCCTGTACCATCTGTTCGTGACACTGATCGTGCTCAGCTTGTTCGTCGCCGTCATCTTGGACAACTTGGAACTGGACGAGGACATTAAAAAACTGAAGCAGCTTAAATTCCGCGAGCAGAGCGCCGAGATCAAAGAGACGCTGCCTTTTAGGCTTCGCATTTTTGAGCATTTCCCCGACTCGCCAAAAATGTCTACGTTGCACAAACTGCCTTCCGACTACATTTTGCCAAAG gtCAGAGACAGTTTTATGCGTCAGTTTGTCATCGACAGTGGTCTCTACGGAGGCGAGGCGGACGAAGACGAGGAGGTTGCAGACGTCACCGGCAAGAAACGATTCGAGACCTTTGACTCAAAAATTGTCTACCGCAAAGGCAGACCAGTGAACACGCTATGCTCCACGGAAAAAGTCAGAAGTATCAGCTCTGATTTGCGTAAAGCGGCCATTCAGTACATTATCAA cGACTCGAACAATCAGCGCCTCATGCTTGGTGACTCGGCCGTGATTCCCATTCCGGGAAAGACAACCTTGAAGCCGCAGGGAACCATCAGCAGTGCCAAGCAACTGCGGATCGATCAAAAAAA GTCTTTGCGGCGTAGCGTTCGCAGTGGCTCCATCAAGCTGAAGCAAACGTACGAGCACCTACTCGAGAACGGCGACATCGGCGGCATGAACCGCGTTTCTTCGTCCCGACGGCCGCAGGACCTAGACATCAAGCTGCTGCAGGCCAAGAGGCAGCAGGCCGAGATGCGCAGGAACCAGCGCGAGGAGGACCTGAGGGAGAACCACCCCTTGTTCGACACCCCCCTCTTCATCGTGCCCAGGGAGAGCAGGTTCAGGAGGATCTGCCAAACGATCGTGCACGCCAGGTACGACGCCAGGGTGAAAGACCCACTCACCGGGAAAGACAGGAAAATGAACTACAAAAGACTTCA taaCTTCCTCGGCCTTGTGACGTACTTGGATTGGGCTATGATTTTCGTTACGACTCTCTCGTGCGTCTCGATGATGTTTGAAACTCCGAAATTCAGGGTGCAAGAGACGCTGGCCCTTCAAATCGCTGACTATGTGTTCGTGGTTTCCATGAGTTTGGAACTCGCCCTCAAGGTTCTAGCCGACGGACTCTTCTTCACGCCTAAAGCCTACGTCAAGGACTGCGCCACCGtgcttgatatttttatctatgTG gtGAGCTTGGTATTCCTATCATGGATGCCGCGAAACGTGCCTCCTCATTCTACCGCGCAGCTGCTTATGATCCTGCGTTGTCTGCGGCCCCTACGAATATTCACACTAGTGCCGCACATGCGTAAGGTGGTCTACGAGTTGTGCCGCGGCTTCAAGGAAATCCTGCTGGTATCCATCCTGCTGATCGTGTTGATGTTCGTCTTCGCCAGCTATGGCGTCCAGCTCTTCGGTGGAAGGCTGGCCAGGTGCAACGACCCCAGCATTGAGCACAGAGAGGACTGCGTTGGTGTTTTCCTCCGCAGGGTCTTCGTCACGAAAATGAAGCTTGGACCGGGCGAGAACGAAACCTACCCTTCCATGCTAGTACCAAGAGTTTG ggCAAATCCACGTCGCTTCAATTTTGATCAGATCGGCGATGCCATGCTTGCTCTTTTTGAGGTGCTCTCCTTCAAAGGTTGGCTAGACGTTCGCGACGTTTTGATTAAAGCCCTGGGACCG atcCACGCAATCTACATCCACATTTACATTTTCCTCGGCTGCATGATCGGTCTGACCCTTTTCGTGGGCGTCGTCATCGCAAACTATTCGGAAAACAAAGGCACCGCTCTCCTAACTGTCGACCAGAGAAGATG GTGCGATTTGAAAAAGAGATTGAAAATCGCGCAACCGCTGCACTTGCCACCCCGGCCGGACAGAAAAAAGTTTCGCGCCTTCATTTACGACATCACGCAGAATCTGTACTTCAAAAGATTCATCGCCGGAATGGTTTTGCTAAACAGCAGTCTCCTCTGCGTTTCG TGGAAGCAGGAAGAGCGGCACACGGGCCCGCTGGCAATGGTGTCGACCGTGCTCACTCTCATCTTTGTGGTGGAGGTGCTGATGAAGATAATAGCCTTCACCCCGCACGGCTACTGGCAGTCCAGGCGCAATCGCTACGACCTCTTTGTAACCGTCATGGGCGTCCTCTGGATCGTCCTCAACTCCTGGCTCAGG AACGACGTCAGCTATAGTTTCGGCTTTATGGTGGTGATTCTCCGCTTCTTCACAATTACCGGCAAACACGCTACCCTGAAAATGCTGATGCTGACGGTAGGCGTGTCAGTCTACAAGTCCTTCTTCATCATTTTCGGCATGTTCCTTCTCGTCTTCTTCTACGCACTCGCTGGCACTATCCTCTTCGGCACAGTCAAGTACGGCGAGGCCATTGGACG GCGAGCGAACTTTGAGAGTCCGGTGACGGGTGTGGCTATGCTGTTTCGTATCGTGACGGGCGAGGACTGGAATAAGATCATGCATGACTGCATGGTGCAGCCACCGTACTGCACTTTAGCCGAGAATTACTGGCAAACTGACTGCGGAAACTTCACTGCCTCGCTCATATATTTCTGCTCCTTTTACGTCATCATCACCTACATCATGCTCAACCTACTTGTGG CTATTATCATGGAGAACTTTTCGCTGTTCTACTCGAACGAAGAGGACGCCTTGCTGTCGTACGCCGACATCCGAAACTTCCAGAACACGTGGAACATCGTGGACATCCACCAGCGGGGGCTCATTCCCGTCAAAAGGGTCAAGTTCATTCTGCGGCTGCTCAAGGGCAGACTGGAGGTTGACCCGCAGAAGGACAGACTGCTCTTCAAGCACATGTGCTACGAGCTGGACCGGCTACACAATGGCGAGGACGTTACCTTCCACGATGTCCTTAA CATGCTGTCGTATCGATCGGTGGACATTAGGAAGGCACTTCAGCTGGAGGAGCTGCTAGCGCGAGAGGAATTCGAGTACATCGTCGAAGAGGAAGTGGCCAAACAAACGATTCGCACGTGGCTCGAGGGCTGCCTCAAGAAAATGCGATCGGTGAAC AAGAACCAGCCCAACTTGCTAAGCGGTCTGAGGGCGACCAATCGACCAACCGAGGCCGAGAGCCAGGAGGAGAAAAGCACCGACAACACCACGGACGCCGACGCGGAACCTCCTACCAGG CAGGAGGGGCACGAGCGCCATCGAAAAAAAGGCACCGTCATTCCAAGGTCCGATTCAGTGGGATCGGCGTCGGGCAGGAAGTACCTCGCGCCTACCCTTTCAGATCCTGCCTCTCGAGCCGAGAAAATTGAAGCGAGGAATACTGCATCTTTAAAGAAAAAGTCCATCAGGTCAACCG CAAACACAAGCAAAGCGGCAAGCATGGAGACGTCAAGCAGCGGCGGCCACGCACCCAGCTCGACTTCGAGCAGCAACAAGGCTGATGCTGCTGCCTTCAACAAAGCCAGCATGCCCAGGATCAGCAACGCTGTGCAAGAGGTGCGTGACTGGTGGACCGAGCAGGTTGCCTACGACAGCGGCGACGAGGATGCCCAGTAA
- the na gene encoding sodium leak channel NALCN isoform X2, with amino-acid sequence MSRGNIHYVGSGLLIVGGCVSATMMLGRKQSLRGDGGFADYGPDEAQGESTETEWVNKLWVRRLMRFCALVSLFSVAANTPKTFERHPSLQYVTFCCDALATALFTAEMVAKMQIRGILKVRARNRGRGVAPPTCTSLLAPRLLGNNPVVRPPLLAARGETPYLKDHWCQFDATMVLFHWVSVVLQTCEILGVVARYSYLSILRAPRPLIMIRFIRVFLKFSMPKSRINQIFKRSSQQIYNVTLFFLFFMSLYGLLGVQFFGELKNHCVLNDTDPDYITINSLAIPDTFCSKDPDSGYQCPPNMKCMKLGLSKYTMGFNGFDEFATSIFTVYQAASQEGWVFIMYRAIDSLPGWRAVFYFSTMIFFLAWLVKNVFIAVITETFNEIRVQFQQMWGARVQISSSEASHVLTGDDSGWRLVKVGESRQHGLAPDCCQAVLRSAWFRLLVMCVILANGVVTASMNFKHDGRPRHVFYERYYYIEVCFTVLLDLETLFKIWCLGWKGYWRHSYHKFELLLAIGTSLHIIPQLYLSVLTYFQVLRVVRLIKASPMLEDFVYKIFGPGKKLGSLMIFTMCLLIISSSISMQLFCFLCDFTKFETFPEAFMSMFQILTQEAWVEVMDETMLRTRETLAPLVAIYFILYHLFVTLIVLSLFVAVILDNLELDEDIKKLKQLKFREQSAEIKETLPFRLRIFEHFPDSPKMSTLHKLPSDYILPKVRDSFMRQFVIDSGLYGGEADEDEEVADVTGKKRFETFDSKIVYRKGRPVNTLCSTEKVRSISSDLRKAAIQYIINDSNNQRLMLGDSAVIPIPGKTTLKPQGTISSAKQLRIDQKKSLRRSVRSGSIKLKQTYEHLLENGDIGGMNRVSSSRRPQDLDIKLLQAKRQQAEMRRNQREEDLRENHPLFDTPLFIVPRESRFRRICQTIVHARYDARVKDPLTGKDRKMNYKRLHNFLGLVTYLDWAMIFVTTLSCVSMMFETPKFRVQETLALQIADYVFVVSMSLELALKVLADGLFFTPKAYVKDCATVLDIFIYVVSLVFLSWMPRNVPPHSTAQLLMILRCLRPLRIFTLVPHMRKVVYELCRGFKEILLVSILLIVLMFVFASYGVQLFGGRLARCNDPSIEHREDCVGVFLRRVFVTKMKLGPGENETYPSMLVPRVWANPRRFNFDQIGDAMLALFEVLSFKGWLDVRDVLIKALGPIHAIYIHIYIFLGCMIGLTLFVGVVIANYSENKGTALLTVDQRRWCDLKKRLKIAQPLHLPPRPDRKKFRAFIYDITQNLYFKRFIAGMVLLNSSLLCVSWKQEERHTGPLAMVSTVLTLIFVVEVLMKIIAFTPHGYWQSRRNRYDLFVTVMGVLWIVLNSWLRNDVSYSFGFMVVILRFFTITGKHATLKMLMLTVGVSVYKSFFIIFGMFLLVFFYALAGTILFGTVKYGEAIGRRANFESPVTGVAMLFRIVTGEDWNKIMHDCMVQPPYCTLAENYWQTDCGNFTASLIYFCSFYVIITYIMLNLLVAIIMENFSLFYSNEEDALLSYADIRNFQNTWNIVDIHQRGLIPVKRVKFILRLLKGRLEVDPQKDRLLFKHMCYELDRLHNGEDVTFHDVLNMLSYRSVDIRKALQLEELLAREEFEYIVEEEVAKQTIRTWLEGCLKKMRSVNKNQPNLLSGLRATNRPTEAESQEEKSTDNTTDADAEPPTREGHERHRKKGTVIPRSDSVGSASGRKYLAPTLSDPASRAEKIEARNTASLKKKSIRSTANTSKAASMETSSSGGHAPSSTSSSNKADAAAFNKASMPRISNAVQEVRDWWTEQVAYDSGDEDAQ; translated from the exons ATGTCTCGAGGAAACATTCATTATGTTGGGTCGGGCCTATTGATAGTAG GCGGGTGCGTTTCAGCCACCATGATGCTCGGCCGGAAGCAGAGTCTCCGCGGAGACGGCGGCTTTGCTGACTACGGCCCAGATGAGGCGCAGGGCGAGAGCACCGAAACCGAGTGGGTCAACAAG CTATGGGTGCGTCGGCTGATGCGTTTCTGCGCGCTGGTCTCGCTCTTCTCGGTGGCGGCGAACACGCCGAAGACGTTCGAGCGGCACCCGAGTCTGCAGTACGTGACGTTCTGCTGCGACGCGCTGGCCACGGCCCTCTTCACCGCCGAGATGGTGGCCAAGATGCAAATCCGCGGCATTCTAAAGGTCCGCGCACGTAACCGGGGTCGCGGGGTTGCCCCACCCACTTGTACCTCTCTATTAGCGCCGAGGCTGCTTGGAAACAACCCCGTTGTGCGACCACCTTTACTCGCAGCAAGG GGCGAGACCCCGTACCTGAAAGACCACTGGTGCCAGTTCGACGCCACCATGGTCCTCTTCCACTGGGTCTCCGTCGTGCTGCAGACCTGCGAGATCTTGGGTGTCGTCGCCAGGTACAGCTACCTGAGCATCCTCAGGGCCCCGAGGCCACTCATCATGATCAGGTTCATCAGGGTCTTCCTGAAGTTCTCCATGCCCAAATCCAGGATCAACCAGATTTTCAA GCGATCGAGCCAACAGATCTACAATGTGACCCTGTTCTTCCTTTTCTTCATGTCCTTGTACGGACTTCTAGGCGTCCAGTTTTTCGGTGAACTCAAGAACCATTGCGTTCTCAACGACACTGACCCAGA TTACATCACGATCAATTCCCTGGCAATCCCTGACACGTTCTGCTCAAAGGACCCTGACTCAGGATACCAGTGCCCTCCCAACATGAAGTGCATGAAGCTGGGCCTCTCCAAATACACGATGGGTTTCAACGGTTTCGACGAATTTG CCACCTCGATTTTCACGGTGTACCAAGCCGCGTCACAGGAAGGATGGGTATTCATCATGTACCGCGCGATCGATTCGCTGCCCGGCTGGCGCGCCGTCTTCTACTTCAGCACCATGATCTTCTTCCTCGCGTGGCTGGTCAAGAACGTTTTCATAGCTGTCATCACTGAGACCTTCAACGAAATCAGGGTGCAGTTCCAGCAAATGTGGGGCGCCCGGGTGCAGATCAGCAGCAGCGAGGCGTCACAT GTGCTGACTGGAGACGATAGTGGTTGGCGGCTGGTGAAGGTGGGCGAGAGTCGGCAGCACGGCTTGGCGCCGGACTGCTGCCAGGCAGTGCTCAGGTCGGCGTGGTTCCGACTGCTGGTCATGTGCGTGATCCTTGCCAACGGCGTTGTCACCGCCAGCATGAACTTCAAGCACGACGGCCGGCCCAGGCATGTGTTCTACGAGCGCTACTACTACATCGAGGTGTGTTTCACGGTGTTGCTCGACCTGGAAACGCTTTTCAAAATCTGGTGCCTCGGCTGGAAGGGCTACTGGCGCCACTCGTACCACAAGTTCGAGCTTCTCCTCGCAATCGGCACCTCCCTCCACATCATTCCGCAGCTCTACCTGTCCGTCCTCACCTACTTTCAG GTTTTGCGAGTGGTCAGACTGATTAAGGCCTCTCCGATGCTGGAGGACTTTGTCTACAAAATTTTCGGTCCAGGCAAAAAATTGGGCAGTCTGATGATTTTCACAATGTGCCTGCTTATCATTTCCTCCTCCATCTCCATGCAGTTGTTTTGCTTCCTGTGTGATTTCACCAAATTCGAGACTTTCCCTGAG GCCTTTATGTCCATGTTTCAAATCCTGACGCAAGAGGCGTGGGTCGAGGTGATGGACGAGACGATGCTGCGAACAAGAGAGACGCTGGCTCCCCTCGTAGCGATTTACTTTATCCTGTACCATCTGTTCGTGACACTGATCGTGCTCAGCTTGTTCGTCGCCGTCATCTTGGACAACTTGGAACTGGACGAGGACATTAAAAAACTGAAGCAGCTTAAATTCCGCGAGCAGAGCGCCGAGATCAAAGAGACGCTGCCTTTTAGGCTTCGCATTTTTGAGCATTTCCCCGACTCGCCAAAAATGTCTACGTTGCACAAACTGCCTTCCGACTACATTTTGCCAAAG gtCAGAGACAGTTTTATGCGTCAGTTTGTCATCGACAGTGGTCTCTACGGAGGCGAGGCGGACGAAGACGAGGAGGTTGCAGACGTCACCGGCAAGAAACGATTCGAGACCTTTGACTCAAAAATTGTCTACCGCAAAGGCAGACCAGTGAACACGCTATGCTCCACGGAAAAAGTCAGAAGTATCAGCTCTGATTTGCGTAAAGCGGCCATTCAGTACATTATCAA cGACTCGAACAATCAGCGCCTCATGCTTGGTGACTCGGCCGTGATTCCCATTCCGGGAAAGACAACCTTGAAGCCGCAGGGAACCATCAGCAGTGCCAAGCAACTGCGGATCGATCAAAAAAA GTCTTTGCGGCGTAGCGTTCGCAGTGGCTCCATCAAGCTGAAGCAAACGTACGAGCACCTACTCGAGAACGGCGACATCGGCGGCATGAACCGCGTTTCTTCGTCCCGACGGCCGCAGGACCTAGACATCAAGCTGCTGCAGGCCAAGAGGCAGCAGGCCGAGATGCGCAGGAACCAGCGCGAGGAGGACCTGAGGGAGAACCACCCCTTGTTCGACACCCCCCTCTTCATCGTGCCCAGGGAGAGCAGGTTCAGGAGGATCTGCCAAACGATCGTGCACGCCAGGTACGACGCCAGGGTGAAAGACCCACTCACCGGGAAAGACAGGAAAATGAACTACAAAAGACTTCA taaCTTCCTCGGCCTTGTGACGTACTTGGATTGGGCTATGATTTTCGTTACGACTCTCTCGTGCGTCTCGATGATGTTTGAAACTCCGAAATTCAGGGTGCAAGAGACGCTGGCCCTTCAAATCGCTGACTATGTGTTCGTGGTTTCCATGAGTTTGGAACTCGCCCTCAAGGTTCTAGCCGACGGACTCTTCTTCACGCCTAAAGCCTACGTCAAGGACTGCGCCACCGtgcttgatatttttatctatgTG gtGAGCTTGGTATTCCTATCATGGATGCCGCGAAACGTGCCTCCTCATTCTACCGCGCAGCTGCTTATGATCCTGCGTTGTCTGCGGCCCCTACGAATATTCACACTAGTGCCGCACATGCGTAAGGTGGTCTACGAGTTGTGCCGCGGCTTCAAGGAAATCCTGCTGGTATCCATCCTGCTGATCGTGTTGATGTTCGTCTTCGCCAGCTATGGCGTCCAGCTCTTCGGTGGAAGGCTGGCCAGGTGCAACGACCCCAGCATTGAGCACAGAGAGGACTGCGTTGGTGTTTTCCTCCGCAGGGTCTTCGTCACGAAAATGAAGCTTGGACCGGGCGAGAACGAAACCTACCCTTCCATGCTAGTACCAAGAGTTTG ggCAAATCCACGTCGCTTCAATTTTGATCAGATCGGCGATGCCATGCTTGCTCTTTTTGAGGTGCTCTCCTTCAAAGGTTGGCTAGACGTTCGCGACGTTTTGATTAAAGCCCTGGGACCG atcCACGCAATCTACATCCACATTTACATTTTCCTCGGCTGCATGATCGGTCTGACCCTTTTCGTGGGCGTCGTCATCGCAAACTATTCGGAAAACAAAGGCACCGCTCTCCTAACTGTCGACCAGAGAAGATG GTGCGATTTGAAAAAGAGATTGAAAATCGCGCAACCGCTGCACTTGCCACCCCGGCCGGACAGAAAAAAGTTTCGCGCCTTCATTTACGACATCACGCAGAATCTGTACTTCAAAAGATTCATCGCCGGAATGGTTTTGCTAAACAGCAGTCTCCTCTGCGTTTCG TGGAAGCAGGAAGAGCGGCACACGGGCCCGCTGGCAATGGTGTCGACCGTGCTCACTCTCATCTTTGTGGTGGAGGTGCTGATGAAGATAATAGCCTTCACCCCGCACGGCTACTGGCAGTCCAGGCGCAATCGCTACGACCTCTTTGTAACCGTCATGGGCGTCCTCTGGATCGTCCTCAACTCCTGGCTCAGG AACGACGTCAGCTATAGTTTCGGCTTTATGGTGGTGATTCTCCGCTTCTTCACAATTACCGGCAAACACGCTACCCTGAAAATGCTGATGCTGACGGTAGGCGTGTCAGTCTACAAGTCCTTCTTCATCATTTTCGGCATGTTCCTTCTCGTCTTCTTCTACGCACTCGCTGGCACTATCCTCTTCGGCACAGTCAAGTACGGCGAGGCCATTGGACG GCGAGCGAACTTTGAGAGTCCGGTGACGGGTGTGGCTATGCTGTTTCGTATCGTGACGGGCGAGGACTGGAATAAGATCATGCATGACTGCATGGTGCAGCCACCGTACTGCACTTTAGCCGAGAATTACTGGCAAACTGACTGCGGAAACTTCACTGCCTCGCTCATATATTTCTGCTCCTTTTACGTCATCATCACCTACATCATGCTCAACCTACTTGTGG CTATTATCATGGAGAACTTTTCGCTGTTCTACTCGAACGAAGAGGACGCCTTGCTGTCGTACGCCGACATCCGAAACTTCCAGAACACGTGGAACATCGTGGACATCCACCAGCGGGGGCTCATTCCCGTCAAAAGGGTCAAGTTCATTCTGCGGCTGCTCAAGGGCAGACTGGAGGTTGACCCGCAGAAGGACAGACTGCTCTTCAAGCACATGTGCTACGAGCTGGACCGGCTACACAATGGCGAGGACGTTACCTTCCACGATGTCCTTAA CATGCTGTCGTATCGATCGGTGGACATTAGGAAGGCACTTCAGCTGGAGGAGCTGCTAGCGCGAGAGGAATTCGAGTACATCGTCGAAGAGGAAGTGGCCAAACAAACGATTCGCACGTGGCTCGAGGGCTGCCTCAAGAAAATGCGATCGGTGAAC AAGAACCAGCCCAACTTGCTAAGCGGTCTGAGGGCGACCAATCGACCAACCGAGGCCGAGAGCCAGGAGGAGAAAAGCACCGACAACACCACGGACGCCGACGCGGAACCTCCTACCAGG GAGGGGCACGAGCGCCATCGAAAAAAAGGCACCGTCATTCCAAGGTCCGATTCAGTGGGATCGGCGTCGGGCAGGAAGTACCTCGCGCCTACCCTTTCAGATCCTGCCTCTCGAGCCGAGAAAATTGAAGCGAGGAATACTGCATCTTTAAAGAAAAAGTCCATCAGGTCAACCG CAAACACAAGCAAAGCGGCAAGCATGGAGACGTCAAGCAGCGGCGGCCACGCACCCAGCTCGACTTCGAGCAGCAACAAGGCTGATGCTGCTGCCTTCAACAAAGCCAGCATGCCCAGGATCAGCAACGCTGTGCAAGAGGTGCGTGACTGGTGGACCGAGCAGGTTGCCTACGACAGCGGCGACGAGGATGCCCAGTAA